From Tripterygium wilfordii isolate XIE 37 chromosome 16, ASM1340144v1, whole genome shotgun sequence, one genomic window encodes:
- the LOC119981434 gene encoding uncharacterized protein LOC119981434, whose translation MYKETQFFSFTYKNRLSVSPPPLLLSLTSQIAECLCSIRSFKLAIDNQDTTVREIKPKSRRIMGAGGPEDEDNRWPPWLKPLLKERFFVQCTVHADSHKSECNMYCLDCMNGALCSLCLGCHKDHRAIQIRRSSYHDVIRVNEIQKVLDISGVQTYVINSARVVFLNERPQPRPGKGVTNTCEVCERSLLDSFRFCSLGCKIVGTSKNFQRKKRHQLAVASDSEDSFSSSSQGLVKSSRNNSRKDQSFSPSTPPPTATSFRTVKRRKGIPHRAPMGGLVIEY comes from the exons atgtaCAAAGAAACCCAATTTTTTAGCTTTACCTACAAAAACCGACTCTCTGTCTCGCCGCCTCCACTCCTACTCTCTCTTACAAGCCAAATAGCAGAGTGCCTCTGCTCCATTAGGTCTTTCAAGCTGGCGATCGATAATCAAGACACCACTGTGAGGGAAATCAAACCGAAAAGCAGGAGAATCATG GGTGCTGGTGGTCCTGAAGATGAGGACAACAGATGGCCGCCATGGCTGAAGCCCCTGCTGAAAGAGAGGTTCTTTGTTCAATGTACGGTGCACGCTGATTCTCACAAGAGCGAATGCAATATGTATTGCCTGGATTGCATGAATGGTGCTCTCTGCTCTCTCTGCCTTGGATGCCACAAGGATCATCGTGCGATTCAG ATAAGGAGGTCTTCATACCATGATGTGATAAGGGTAAATGAGATACAAAAGGTGCTGGACATATCTGGAGTCCAAACCTATGTGATCAACAGTGCCAGGGTTGTGTTCTTGAATGAGAGACCTCAGCCTCGACCAGGTAAAGGCGTCACCAATACCTGTGAAGTCTGCGAGCGCAGCCTCCTTGATTCCTTCCGCTTCTGCTCTCTTGGCTGCAAG ATTGTTGGGACATCAAAGAATTTCCAAAGGAAGAAAAGGCATCAGCTGGCGGTGGCATCGGATTCGGAAGACTcattcagcagcagcagccaaGGCCTGGTGAAGAGCAGTCGCAACAACAGCCGCAAAGATCAAAGCTTCTCTCCGTCAACACCACCCCCAACCGCCACTAGTTTCCGGACAGTCAAGCGCAGGAAGGGAATTCCTCACCGTGCCCCCATGGGAGGACTAGTCATAGAATACTAG
- the LOC119981184 gene encoding (+)-neomenthol dehydrogenase-like codes for MAESTKRYAVVTGSYRGVGLGIVKLLASEEITVVLTSRDEKRGLETMEKLKEEYSTLSQNIVFHQLDVTDPASIASLADFIKSKFGKLDILVNNAFCSGGKVIGNPIPDPNTLPDAWYIDSSKIIETHELAEECIETNYYGAKRMVEALIPLLRLSDSPRIVNVSSIGGQLQYMTNKWALEIFRDIENLTEERVEDVLREFLKDFENGVIEINGWPVRPSAAKISKAALNAYTRILANNYPTNFCINCVCPGPVKTDRSLHPVNRTIEEGAQGPVKLALLPNGGPSGLFFTEKGLSTF; via the exons ATGGCGGAATCAACAAAAAG GTATGCGGTTGTGACAGGTTCATATAGAGGAGTTGGACTTGGAATAGTGAAGTTGTTAGCGTCTGAGGAAATCACAGTAGTTTTAACAAGCAGAGATGAGAAGCGGGGACTTGAAACTATGGAGAAGCTCAAGGAGGAGTACTCCACCCTCTCTCAAAACATTGTCTTTCATCAGCTTGATGTTACAGACCCTGCTAGTATTGCTTCTTTGGCTGATTTTATCAAATCCAAATTCGGAAAGCTTGATATCTTg GTGAACAATGCATTTTGTAGTGGAGGTAAAGTCATCGGTAATCCTATTCCGGACCCTAATACG TTACCGGATGCTTGGTATATAGACTCGAGTAAAATAATTGAAACTCATGAGTTAGCTGAAGAATGCATCGAAACCAACTATTATGGTGCCAAAAGAATGGTTGAGGCACTCATTCCCCTTCTCCGGCTCTCTGATTCACCAAGGATTGTTAATGTTTCTTCCATTGGAGGCCAGCTACAG TACATGACAAACAAGTGGGCTCTGGAAATATTCAGAGACATCGAAAATCTTACAGAAGAAAGAGTGGAAGATGTGTTGAGGGAGTTTCTTAAGGATTTTGAAAATGGTGTGATAGAAATCAATGGCTGGCCAGTTAGACCGTCTGCAGCTAAAATATCCAAAGCAGCTCTGAATGCTTACACAAGAATTTTGGCCAACAACTATCCAACTAATTTCTGTATCAATTGTGTTTGTCCTGGACCTGTGAAGACTGATAGGTCCTTGCATCCAGTAAATCGAACTATTGAAGAAGGTGCTCAAGGTCCTGTGAAGTTGGCATTGCTGCCTAATGGTGGTCCTTCTGGTCTCTTCTTTACGGAGAAAGGATTGTCAACCTTTTAA
- the LOC119981170 gene encoding transcription factor bHLH71 isoform X2 gives MRSPQRHDGSTKSSCSSMSHRQNLVAQGKKKRKRKPRACKNKEEAETQRMTHIAVERNRRRQMNDHLGVLRSLMPKSYVQRGDQASIVGGAIDFVKELEQLLQSLEAQKLQLLQGLTAPNDDTTTSYAAAGATSKFMPSPFSQLFAHPPQFSWSQLPNKYTSTTKAATADIEVTLIEKHANIRILTKRRPRQLPRLVTYFQTVQLTILHLNVTTMDPLVLYSISAKVEEGCQLTSVDDIAGAVQHMVRTIEEEVVLC, from the exons ATGAGATCTCCACAACGACATGATGGTTCTACTAAAAGCAGCTGCTCATCGATGAGTCATCGCCAGAATTTGGTAGCGcaagggaagaagaagaggaagagaaaaccAAGAGCTTGTAAGAACAAGGAAGAAGCAGAGACACAAAGAATGACTCACATTGCCGTCGAGAGGAACCGGCGCAGGCAGATGAATGACCACCTCGGAGTCTTGCGCTCCCTCATGCCCAAGTCTTATGTTCAAAGG GGGGATCAGGCCTCTATAGTTGGTGGTGCGATAGACTTTGTGAAGGAACTAGAGCAACTCTTGCAATCCCTTGAAGCACAAAAGTTACAGCTACTGCAAGGACTAACAGCACCAAATGATGACACAACCACCTCCTATGCTGCCGCCGGAGCCACTTCTAAGTTTATGCCATCACCATTTTCTCAGTTATTTGCACACCCTCCTCAATTCTCTTGGTCTCAGCTGCCTAACAAATACACCTCAACTACTAAGGCTGCTACTGCTGATATTGAGGTCACCCTGATTGAAAAACATGCAAATATTCGGATTCTAACAAAAAGAAGGCCAAGGCAGCTCCCGAGGTTGGTTACTTATTTTCAGACAGTTCAACTCACCATCCTTCACCTCAATGTGACCACCATGGACCCACTTGTGCTTTACTCAATCAGTGCAAAG GTTGAAGAAGGATGCCAACTCACTTCAGTAGACGACATAGCAGGAGCAGTCCAGCACATGGTAAGAACTATCGAGGAGGAAGTTGTCTTATGTTGA
- the LOC119981170 gene encoding transcription factor bHLH71 isoform X1, which yields MALEALSSNELLNFIIYDTISATSCSKHEYEAETRFALENYMRSPQRHDGSTKSSCSSMSHRQNLVAQGKKKRKRKPRACKNKEEAETQRMTHIAVERNRRRQMNDHLGVLRSLMPKSYVQRGDQASIVGGAIDFVKELEQLLQSLEAQKLQLLQGLTAPNDDTTTSYAAAGATSKFMPSPFSQLFAHPPQFSWSQLPNKYTSTTKAATADIEVTLIEKHANIRILTKRRPRQLPRLVTYFQTVQLTILHLNVTTMDPLVLYSISAKVEEGCQLTSVDDIAGAVQHMVRTIEEEVVLC from the exons ATGGCACTAGAAGCTCTATCTTCTAATGAGCTATTGAACTTCATTATCTATGACACTATCTCTGCTACCTCATGCAGCAAACATGAGTATGAAGCAGAGACCAGGTTTGCACTTGAGAACTACATGAGATCTCCACAACGACATGATGGTTCTACTAAAAGCAGCTGCTCATCGATGAGTCATCGCCAGAATTTGGTAGCGcaagggaagaagaagaggaagagaaaaccAAGAGCTTGTAAGAACAAGGAAGAAGCAGAGACACAAAGAATGACTCACATTGCCGTCGAGAGGAACCGGCGCAGGCAGATGAATGACCACCTCGGAGTCTTGCGCTCCCTCATGCCCAAGTCTTATGTTCAAAGG GGGGATCAGGCCTCTATAGTTGGTGGTGCGATAGACTTTGTGAAGGAACTAGAGCAACTCTTGCAATCCCTTGAAGCACAAAAGTTACAGCTACTGCAAGGACTAACAGCACCAAATGATGACACAACCACCTCCTATGCTGCCGCCGGAGCCACTTCTAAGTTTATGCCATCACCATTTTCTCAGTTATTTGCACACCCTCCTCAATTCTCTTGGTCTCAGCTGCCTAACAAATACACCTCAACTACTAAGGCTGCTACTGCTGATATTGAGGTCACCCTGATTGAAAAACATGCAAATATTCGGATTCTAACAAAAAGAAGGCCAAGGCAGCTCCCGAGGTTGGTTACTTATTTTCAGACAGTTCAACTCACCATCCTTCACCTCAATGTGACCACCATGGACCCACTTGTGCTTTACTCAATCAGTGCAAAG GTTGAAGAAGGATGCCAACTCACTTCAGTAGACGACATAGCAGGAGCAGTCCAGCACATGGTAAGAACTATCGAGGAGGAAGTTGTCTTATGTTGA